The Collibacillus ludicampi DNA segment TTTGGAAGTTCAGGGAATATTCGGTATAAAAAGGATTGTATTGGTGAGGGTGGACTTAGTGTGCGGGAAATGACCCTTTATGATTTTGACATACATCCTTTGTCAGAAGATGTGGTGTTAACAACATATCGTGTAATGGATGAAACAAGAATGCAATATACTTTGCGTAGTTCAATTTGGAAATTTAGGGATGGTAGGTGGCAAATGTTTTTTCATCAAGGAACGCCAACTAAATCATAGAATTTGCCTCATTCCACTATCGGGAATCTATAAACCGCTCTTATCATGGGCCTATCAGTTGATTTTTTCAAGTATCGGTCGATAATCAGGATTTACCGATACATAATACGGATACTTAAGAATAAGACTTAAGACCGATTACCTTGGTTATTACATAACCTCGGTTACGCATCGGGTATATAGAAGATTATTAACGCAGAAGGAAAACGATAGTTAGAAATGAACTACGCCGCCATGCAGCCAAGCCCCGAGCCAAGAGTGTAACCTGAGCGAGGCGATTATTCGCCGCCTCGTGCTTATCCTTCTGCGGAGATTAGCTCCAAGAAATTCGATAAACGGAGGCGACCGATGAATGGCGTGGATGAATAACGGAAGGATGTTTAAAGACCGTAAAGAAGCACTTTGCAAATTTTACGGAGGCAGACGGATGCCTCGTTGTAGGAACGTACTTTTATTATCGAAAACTAGTGTGTGGGCAGGAGACGTATCGATGCAAATGGGGAGGATGAGGTACTCGCTAACAAGCCGCAAGTCGAGGCGGTGTAATCGAAAAGCTCCATCGTTACCTTTGAAT contains these protein-coding regions:
- a CDS encoding nuclear transport factor 2 family protein — translated: MKNQSSINEHLCQLEKRLLEPEIRTAPAELEKLLADDFFEFGSSGNIRYKKDCIGEGGLSVREMTLYDFDIHPLSEDVVLTTYRVMDETRMQYTLRSSIWKFRDGRWQMFFHQGTPTKS